The Salegentibacter sp. Hel_I_6 region AAGTGCAGAAACCACTAGAAAAGTTTCTATATTATTTTCTTTACACAGTTTCGCCGCAGCAATTGGGATCCCACGATCTATCTTGGTATAGGTTTCGTGATCTGGAGTTTTGCTTTTCGTGGTTCCAACGCAACAAAAGACCTCATCGGCCGTAAATTTATCTTTGTGCTCTTCTAATTTAAAGAGGTCTATTAGATGTTCCTCGATTTTAGGATGCTTCATTTCTACTGAATTCCTGGAGAAAAGTTTGATCTTCTCATACCTCTCGTCTTCCAGTAATTGCTGAAGTAACATCCCACCGGTAAGGCCGGTAGCTCCTAAAATTATAGCTGTCTTTGGCATTTTCTTTTATTTTTTTGATCGGTTAATAATTGTATGTTTAACAATATTAGCTTTCAGTAAAGAATATAAACAAAATAACCCGCCCCACTATGGGCCGTAACTAAATTTTAAGAAAGCTTACCTAAGTTAGGGATTATAAAGTTTTTGGAGTTGACCTCATTTTTATTCAAGAATTCGCCATTCAGTTAGTTTTTTAAAAAGGGATCTGGCCTGCGCCGGGATTAGTGAAACTGTTCAATTTACCTGTGTCTTTTTCCTGCCAAATTGAAGTTTCACTAACTTTGTAAAGTGAATCAAGAACTTCCTCTTCGCAAAATCATTCATATAGATATGGATGCGTTCTATGCCTCGGTAGAACAACTGGACAATCCCGAATTACGTGGTAAGGCCATTGCTGTGGGTGGAAGTTCTGAAAGAGGGGTTGTTAGTGCTGCAAGCTACGAAGCGCGAAAATATGGCGTAAAAAGCGCTATGAGTAGCGTAATTGCCAAACGCAATTGCCCACATCTAATCTTTGTAAAGACACGGTTTGATCGCTACCGGGAAATTTCACAACAAATCAGGGAAATATTCTATGAATATACAGACCTGGTGGAACCGCTTTCTCTAGATGAAGCCTACCTTGATGTTACAGAAAATAAAAAGGGAAATCCCAGTGCCAGCCTTATCGCCAGAGAAATACGGGAGAAAATTAAAGAAAAAACCGGCTTAAATGCTTCGGCAGGAATTTCTATAAATAAATTTATCGCAAAAATTGCCAGTGATTTTAATAAACCTAACGGACAAAAAACGGTAAATCCCGAAGAAGTTGAAGCCTTTTTGGAAGTTTTAGACATCAGGAAATTTCACGGCGTGGGTAAAGTAACTGCCGAAAAAATGTATATGCTGGGCATATTTACAGGAAAAGATCTAAAAACCAAAAGTGAAGAATATTTAACCGAAAAATTCGGGAAAAGTGGTGCTCATTATTTTAATGTGGTTCGCGGTATTCATTTGAGTGAAGTAAAACCGAATAGAATTAGGAAATCACTTGGTGCCGAACGCACTTTTGATGAAAATATCTCTTCAGAAATTTTTATGCTGGAAAGGCTGGAAAACATCGCTGAAGAAATAGAACGCCGACTTAAAAAAAGCAAGGTTGCGGGAAAAACTGTCACCCTCAAGTTAAAATACAGCGATTTCACCCAGCAAACTCGCAGCAAAACTATTTCATTCTACATTTCCAGCAAAGAGCTTATTCTAGAAAACGCCAAAGAATTATTGTACCAGGAAAAAATGAAAGATTCAGTTAGACTTTTAGGAATTTCCCTTTCTAATTTAAATACCGATAAAAACGAAAAGAAACCAAAAGAGGAAAAGGAAATTGAGGTGCAATTGAAGTTTGAGTTTTAAAGTAGAAACTTTTTATTTTTAGATCCCCGATAAAGAATCGGGGCAGGCTCTGAAACAAGTTCAGGATGACTTGAGAAAGTTTTTAAAATAAAAAAGCCACGAATTCACTAATTGTGTATTCGTGGCTTACTCTTTAGAATAAACTTATTCTATTTCAGAAACTCTTAAAGTATTCACCATACCTTTTTCACCAATTGGCATTGCTGCAAGATTTATGGTGAAATCACCTACCTCTACAAAAGTTTTCTCTTTCGCTATTCGGTTAATATCATCAATAGTTTCATCGGTGCTTACAAACTTGTCGTAATGAAAGGCCTTAACACCCCAGAGCAAGCTAAGCTGCGATAAAATTCTATTATTCGAAGTAAATACCAAAATATGTGCTTCAGGTCTCCAGGCTGAAATCTGGAAAGCCGTATATCCACTATTGGTTAAAGTACAAATTGCTTTGGCCTTGATCTCGTTAGCCATATGCGCCGCGTGATAACAAACCGCTTTGGTTATGTATCTATTGGTGCGTACGTGCGGTGGATCGTGAGGAACTTTAATTAATGGCGAGTTCTCTACGGTTTCGAGAATTTGTGTCATTTTCTGAATAACCTGAACAGGATACTGCCCTACCGAAGTTTCTCCACTAAGCATTACGGCATCAGCCCCATCCATAACAGAGTTAGCTACATCGTTAACCTCAGCCCGTGTAGGCGTAAGACTGGTGATCATAGTCTCCATCATTTGAGTGGCAATAATTACCGGAATTCGAGCTTTTTTCGCGGTAAGTACCAATTTCTTTTGAATTAGAGGCACTTCCTGAGCAGGAATTTCCACTCCTAAATCTCCACGAGCTACCATTAAACCATCACAGTAAGCAACAATCTTATCGATATTTGCTACTCCTTCCGGTTTTTCAATTTTAGCAATAATAGGAATCTTATATTCGCTATGCTTTTTTATTAGATCCTGAAGTTCTTTTAAATCCTCGGCGTGACGAACAAAAGAAAGTGCCATCCAGTCTACCTGCATTTCACAGGCGAAAATCGCATCTTTTACATCCTTTTCGGTCAAGGCGGGTAGAGAAATATTAGTATTTGGAAGGTTTACTCCTTTTTTAGATTTTAAAGGCCCGCCCTGGATAACCCGGGTTCTAACTTCATCTTTTTTATTTGAACTTATTACTTCAAAAATAAGTTTTCCGTCGTCTAAAAGAATACGCTCTCCCGCAGATACATCTTGCGGAAAAGTTTCGTAATTCATATAAACGCGTTCTGCAGTTCCTTTAAATTCCTTTCCGGTGGCAAAAATAATCTCATCCCCTTCGGCAACTACCACCTCGTCTTTCATAACTCCAACGCGCAATTTAGGGCCTTGTAAATCCCCAAGAATAGCTGCGTTATAGCCTTTTTCCTTATTCAGGTCTCTAATCATTTGGATGCGTTCTTTTACATCATCATAATTAGCGTGGGAAAAGTTTACTCTAAAAACGTTCACCCCGGCCTGGAGCATTTTATCTAAAGTCTCTTTGGAACTAGTTGCTGGCCCAAGGGTAGCAACTATTTTAGTTTTCTTATTTGTTGGCATTATTCAAAAATTAAATTTTGTTTGGATTTCAATAAATCTGTATCAATTTTATAGACCGCGATAACCTGTGGTATCTGACTTATTGCATTAACAAGCATATTGAGGTCTTTTTGATTTAGCTCCTCGTCTATCTTTAAAAAGAAATCGACCTTTTTATACTCAGGCACCAGGTTTACCTGCAAGGGTCTCACTTCTTCTTCTTCAAATAAAGAACCCGAACTTAATATCTTTTTAGGTTCTCCT contains the following coding sequences:
- a CDS encoding IPExxxVDY family protein, whose amino-acid sequence is MQLHKTLLEDVEEDDFGLIALYGDLEDYKMAYLLNKFLKLQLKRERRDIDFNHKSVEAYYAHYSFKDLANFRSYHLVANKFKGEPKKILSSGSLFEEEEVRPLQVNLVPEYKKVDFFLKIDEELNQKDLNMLVNAISQIPQVIAVYKIDTDLLKSKQNLIFE
- the dinB gene encoding DNA polymerase IV — protein: MNQELPLRKIIHIDMDAFYASVEQLDNPELRGKAIAVGGSSERGVVSAASYEARKYGVKSAMSSVIAKRNCPHLIFVKTRFDRYREISQQIREIFYEYTDLVEPLSLDEAYLDVTENKKGNPSASLIAREIREKIKEKTGLNASAGISINKFIAKIASDFNKPNGQKTVNPEEVEAFLEVLDIRKFHGVGKVTAEKMYMLGIFTGKDLKTKSEEYLTEKFGKSGAHYFNVVRGIHLSEVKPNRIRKSLGAERTFDENISSEIFMLERLENIAEEIERRLKKSKVAGKTVTLKLKYSDFTQQTRSKTISFYISSKELILENAKELLYQEKMKDSVRLLGISLSNLNTDKNEKKPKEEKEIEVQLKFEF
- a CDS encoding NAD(P)H-binding protein, coding for MPKTAIILGATGLTGGMLLQQLLEDERYEKIKLFSRNSVEMKHPKIEEHLIDLFKLEEHKDKFTADEVFCCVGTTKSKTPDHETYTKIDRGIPIAAAKLCKENNIETFLVVSALGANPKSRVFYNRTKGKMEKEVLEQEIKHTYILQPSLITGERKESRSFEKVGKIMLNFINPFFLGTLRKYKSISAESIAKAMVAIANSPELDVQRIPSDEIKNIAHNN
- the pyk gene encoding pyruvate kinase, whose translation is MPTNKKTKIVATLGPATSSKETLDKMLQAGVNVFRVNFSHANYDDVKERIQMIRDLNKEKGYNAAILGDLQGPKLRVGVMKDEVVVAEGDEIIFATGKEFKGTAERVYMNYETFPQDVSAGERILLDDGKLIFEVISSNKKDEVRTRVIQGGPLKSKKGVNLPNTNISLPALTEKDVKDAIFACEMQVDWMALSFVRHAEDLKELQDLIKKHSEYKIPIIAKIEKPEGVANIDKIVAYCDGLMVARGDLGVEIPAQEVPLIQKKLVLTAKKARIPVIIATQMMETMITSLTPTRAEVNDVANSVMDGADAVMLSGETSVGQYPVQVIQKMTQILETVENSPLIKVPHDPPHVRTNRYITKAVCYHAAHMANEIKAKAICTLTNSGYTAFQISAWRPEAHILVFTSNNRILSQLSLLWGVKAFHYDKFVSTDETIDDINRIAKEKTFVEVGDFTINLAAMPIGEKGMVNTLRVSEIE